A window of Sebastes umbrosus isolate fSebUmb1 chromosome 3, fSebUmb1.pri, whole genome shotgun sequence contains these coding sequences:
- the LOC119485042 gene encoding protein PET117 homolog, mitochondrial, with translation MSAVSRVVLGVSVVLTLSTVAAVHLNQSWDRQRLHEGVVRDLERLQRKKENLRLLEEQRTLTTQLEEERRRRLTELHPQDH, from the exons ATGTCTGCGGTGTCTAGAGTGGTTCTGGGTGTTTCTGTGGTTCTGACTCTGAGCACTGTCGCTGCTGTTCACCTCAACCAGTCCTGGGACAGACAG CGTCTCCACGAGGGCGTCGTCAGGGATCTGGAGCGGctgcagaggaagaaggagaatctgaggctgctggaggagcagaggactcTGACCacacagctggaggaggagagacgccGCCGGCTGACAGAGCTCCATCCACAGGACCactga